A single genomic interval of Microbacterium hydrocarbonoxydans harbors:
- a CDS encoding TetR/AcrR family transcriptional regulator: MVRPRRLEDDELLARIVGALEQRADLTPWSLQDVAPAAGIGPAGLIKRFGSKVGLLHALTRRWIQLIPHGPLPEGREADAELREYVSREFGADSAAGAVYALSEVLSELQEPELVALLAEGWRRQAARLAELLAGMDLSHLADAEAGGTLLLDALHGSLFRSAVNLGRTSPLTTLEHFLEMWR, encoded by the coding sequence ATGGTCCGACCTAGACGTCTCGAAGACGACGAGCTCCTCGCCCGCATCGTCGGCGCACTGGAGCAGCGTGCTGATCTCACGCCCTGGTCGCTCCAGGATGTCGCTCCGGCGGCGGGAATCGGTCCGGCAGGCCTGATCAAGCGCTTCGGTTCCAAGGTGGGTCTTCTGCACGCGCTCACGCGTCGGTGGATCCAGCTCATCCCGCATGGTCCGCTGCCAGAGGGCCGCGAAGCCGATGCCGAGCTTCGCGAGTACGTGAGCCGAGAGTTCGGCGCCGACTCAGCCGCCGGCGCCGTGTACGCCCTGTCGGAGGTGCTCAGCGAGCTGCAGGAACCCGAACTCGTCGCTCTGCTCGCGGAAGGGTGGCGTCGACAGGCGGCACGACTTGCCGAGCTGCTCGCGGGGATGGATCTTTCCCACCTTGCCGATGCGGAGGCAGGCGGCACGCTGCTGCTCGATGCCCTGCACGGTTCCCTGTTCCGGTCGGCTGTGAACCTGGGCCGGACTTCCCCCCTGACAACCCTCGAACACTTTCTGGAGATGTGGAGATGA